The Streptomyces sp. HSG2 genome has a segment encoding these proteins:
- a CDS encoding NAD(P)H-dependent oxidoreductase, with protein MSNERIRVAVILASVRKGRFGPTIADWFVGTAEQREDIETDTIDLADFPLPTALTDEPTPEVAEIHRALSARLDAADGFVVVTPEYNHSFPASLKVVADWTQMEWHAKPVGFVGYGGLAGGLRAVQQLKHIFTELHAVPVRDAVSFHGPWGQFDETGALIDPTDAEAAAKVLWDKLGWWAMATKEAKARRPYDN; from the coding sequence ATGTCGAACGAACGCATCCGAGTGGCCGTGATCCTGGCGAGTGTCCGGAAGGGACGCTTCGGCCCGACGATCGCCGACTGGTTCGTCGGCACCGCCGAGCAGCGGGAGGACATCGAGACGGACACGATCGACCTCGCCGACTTTCCCCTGCCGACGGCCCTCACCGACGAGCCGACGCCCGAGGTCGCCGAGATCCATCGCGCGCTCTCCGCCCGCCTCGACGCCGCCGACGGCTTCGTCGTCGTGACGCCGGAGTACAACCACAGCTTCCCGGCGTCGCTGAAGGTGGTGGCGGACTGGACCCAGATGGAATGGCACGCCAAGCCCGTCGGTTTCGTCGGCTACGGCGGCCTGGCCGGAGGTCTGCGGGCGGTTCAGCAACTGAAGCACATCTTCACCGAGTTGCACGCGGTTCCGGTGCGCGACGCCGTCAGTTTTCACGGTCCCTGGGGCCAGTTCGACGAGACCGGTGCGCTGATCGACCCGACCGACGCCGAAGCGGCGGCGAAGGTGCTGTGGGACAAGCTCGGGTGGTGGGCGATGGCGACCAAGGAGGCCAAGGCCCGACGCCCCTACGACAACTGA
- a CDS encoding AMP-binding protein, which produces MFTVPPSKKFLYLGVMSQRAAVRHADTPITLDHDMHAFPRTGRKLTVREFADHVSETANRLWAAGVRPTEHVAIHKTSNFDITVLACAAARVGAVPAMLSPHLDGPTVDELLRRLQGPTLLTDEAKLTGDLADVDLGSSTSRVLTVAGSGPGAIPLSRFAGAPERRPVMLAPDEPALMTHTSGTTGIPKLVVHSARSLGARGNWQNKVAGFIRKRETVAMHVSYVHSRMYLGLAVLQFRGMPMVFMDDASPKHVADVLVRHRPGVLETHPNSFLEWEAMLDDPRRPISNVKYFNSTFDAIHPSTMHKFLHATDRDHPVFLQVYGQSECGPLAARTYRRRNALKADGRCQGYPTPGMTKYRLVSRDGKPPTKESPGYIDVSTAGRALTYHGEAERFDKQVIGEWWRGGDVGYRTKWGCLHLLDREVDVIPGIDSTLEVEDAVLNRLEELTELVVVPGPDGRAVPVVCTRDDKPLDPTRWAVAVADQPPLAEPLHRTLAELPRTATAKIKRLELAGLLAVSAPTGGEHEGPSEAPDDPPSL; this is translated from the coding sequence ATGTTCACAGTGCCACCGAGCAAGAAGTTCCTCTACCTGGGGGTGATGTCCCAGCGTGCCGCGGTGCGGCACGCCGACACCCCGATCACCCTCGACCACGACATGCACGCCTTTCCGCGAACCGGTCGAAAACTGACGGTGAGGGAGTTCGCGGACCACGTCTCCGAGACCGCGAACCGACTGTGGGCGGCCGGCGTACGCCCCACCGAGCACGTCGCCATCCACAAGACGTCCAACTTCGACATCACCGTCCTGGCCTGCGCCGCGGCGCGCGTGGGAGCGGTCCCGGCGATGCTCTCGCCGCACCTGGACGGACCCACCGTCGACGAGCTGCTGCGACGGCTGCAAGGCCCCACACTCCTCACCGACGAGGCCAAGCTGACCGGCGACCTGGCCGACGTGGATCTCGGGAGTTCGACGAGCCGCGTCCTGACGGTCGCCGGATCCGGTCCGGGCGCCATCCCGCTCTCCCGGTTCGCGGGCGCGCCTGAACGCCGCCCGGTGATGCTGGCACCGGACGAACCGGCCCTCATGACACACACCTCCGGCACGACCGGGATTCCCAAACTGGTCGTCCACTCCGCTCGCTCGCTCGGTGCCCGGGGGAACTGGCAGAACAAGGTCGCCGGATTCATCCGCAAGCGCGAAACCGTGGCCATGCACGTCTCCTATGTGCATTCGCGCATGTATCTCGGACTCGCCGTCCTCCAGTTCCGCGGAATGCCCATGGTATTCATGGACGACGCCTCCCCGAAACACGTCGCCGACGTCCTGGTCCGGCACCGCCCCGGTGTCCTGGAGACCCACCCCAACTCGTTCCTCGAATGGGAGGCGATGCTCGACGACCCGCGCCGCCCGATATCCAACGTCAAGTACTTCAACAGCACCTTCGACGCCATCCACCCCAGCACCATGCACAAGTTCCTGCACGCCACCGACCGCGACCATCCCGTCTTCCTTCAGGTCTACGGACAGAGCGAGTGCGGACCGCTGGCCGCGCGCACCTACCGCCGACGCAACGCCCTCAAGGCCGACGGACGGTGCCAGGGCTACCCCACGCCGGGGATGACCAAGTACCGGCTGGTGAGCAGAGACGGCAAGCCGCCGACAAAGGAGTCCCCCGGCTACATCGACGTGTCGACCGCGGGCCGCGCCCTGACCTACCACGGGGAGGCGGAACGGTTCGACAAGCAGGTGATCGGCGAATGGTGGCGAGGAGGCGATGTCGGCTATCGGACCAAGTGGGGGTGCCTGCATCTGCTGGACCGGGAAGTCGACGTCATCCCCGGCATCGACTCCACCCTGGAGGTGGAGGACGCGGTCCTGAACAGACTCGAGGAACTCACCGAACTCGTCGTCGTCCCGGGCCCCGACGGCCGCGCAGTCCCTGTGGTGTGCACGCGCGACGACAAACCCCTCGACCCGACGCGATGGGCCGTCGCCGTCGCCGACCAACCACCACTGGCCGAGCCGCTCCACCGGACCCTCGCCGAACTCCCGCGCACCGCGACGGCGAAGATCAAACGACTGGAACTCGCCGGTCTGCTCGCCGTGTCCGCCCCCACCGGGGGCGAGCACGAAGGCCCCTCCGAGGCCCCCGACGACCCGCCCTCCCTCTGA
- a CDS encoding lyase family protein, translating into MEHSGAVSSLTDAGLLSPVRAGTPVEAAVCDAAWLRAMLDAEAGLARAQATLGTLPRHAAEVITASARAERFDLRALAVAARETANPVVGLVRALTAVVAAEDPAAAEYVHRGSTSQDILDTGAMLIAARALEIIRADVRAAADAAGTLAATHRDTPAVARTLGLHAVPTTFGLRAAGWRRLLLDAERRLSRVLSSGLPVSLGGAAGTLAGYLEYATIGAGGHRPRTGEYVDRLIAAFAAETGLTAAPLPWHALRTPMADLGAVLGFTAGALGKTAVDVQSLARTEVGEVAEPGGAGRGGSSAMPHKRNPVLATLVRSSALQVPALTAALTQCLVSEDERSAGVWHAEWNLLRECLRLTGGAAHTAVELLSGLEVRPGRMRENLRLTASQVVSERVAAALSPLVGRERARSLLAEASARVHREGRGLGEVIRSLPDVADLPEGTVDELVALCDPTGYTGAASALVERSLRG; encoded by the coding sequence GTGGAGCACTCCGGCGCGGTGTCGAGCCTGACCGACGCGGGACTGCTCTCCCCGGTACGGGCCGGAACGCCGGTGGAGGCGGCGGTGTGCGACGCGGCGTGGCTGCGGGCCATGCTGGACGCCGAGGCGGGACTGGCACGCGCGCAGGCGACGCTGGGCACGCTGCCCCGCCACGCGGCGGAGGTCATCACGGCCTCGGCCCGTGCGGAACGGTTCGACCTTCGCGCCCTGGCGGTCGCCGCTCGGGAGACGGCCAACCCGGTGGTGGGACTGGTGCGGGCATTGACCGCCGTGGTGGCGGCCGAGGACCCGGCGGCTGCCGAGTACGTCCACCGCGGCTCGACGAGCCAGGACATCCTCGACACGGGTGCCATGCTGATCGCCGCCCGGGCGCTGGAGATCATCCGCGCCGACGTGAGGGCCGCCGCCGACGCGGCGGGCACGCTGGCCGCCACCCATCGGGACACCCCGGCGGTCGCCCGCACGCTGGGGCTGCACGCCGTGCCCACGACCTTCGGTCTGCGGGCGGCGGGTTGGCGCCGACTGCTGTTGGACGCGGAGCGACGCCTGTCGCGGGTGCTGTCGTCCGGCCTGCCCGTGTCCCTGGGCGGGGCGGCTGGCACACTCGCCGGCTATCTGGAGTACGCGACGATCGGCGCGGGGGGGCACAGACCCCGAACGGGCGAATACGTGGATCGCCTGATCGCCGCCTTCGCCGCGGAGACGGGCCTGACCGCCGCGCCGCTGCCGTGGCACGCCCTGCGCACACCGATGGCCGACCTGGGCGCCGTCCTCGGGTTCACCGCCGGAGCCCTCGGGAAGACGGCGGTCGATGTGCAGTCCCTCGCCAGAACCGAGGTCGGCGAGGTGGCCGAGCCCGGAGGCGCGGGGCGCGGTGGATCCTCGGCGATGCCTCACAAACGCAACCCCGTCCTGGCGACCCTGGTGCGCAGCTCGGCCCTTCAGGTACCCGCCCTGACAGCGGCCCTGACGCAGTGTCTGGTCTCCGAGGACGAACGCTCGGCGGGTGTGTGGCACGCCGAGTGGAATCTGTTGCGCGAGTGCCTGCGACTGACGGGCGGTGCCGCCCACACGGCGGTCGAGCTCCTGTCCGGTCTGGAGGTCCGTCCCGGGCGGATGCGCGAGAACCTCCGTCTGACAGCGAGCCAGGTGGTGTCGGAGCGGGTCGCCGCCGCGCTCTCCCCGCTGGTCGGCCGGGAGCGGGCCAGGTCTCTGCTGGCCGAGGCCTCCGCGAGGGTCCACCGCGAAGGCCGGGGCCTGGGCGAGGTGATCCGGTCGCTGCCGGATGTGGCGGATCTACCGGAGGGCACGGTGGACGAACTCGTCGCCCTGTGCGATCCGACGGGGTACACGGGGGCCGCCTCCGCTCTCGTGGAGCGCTCGCTGCGTGGCTGA
- a CDS encoding FAD/NAD(P)-binding protein has product MNATRMEVCIIGAGPRGLSVLERLLANERHSPSHESVTVHVVDPSAPGAGNVWRPEQSRHLLMNTVASQITVFTDDSATIEGPIESGPSLHEWAESLALLGDPADHEAGVLAEARALGPDDYPTRAFYGHYLHDCFRRVVSNAPAHTQVTVHRSRAVAMADTHGVPGGPQGVRLEDGTRLNELDAIVMAQGHVPARLSAREARTASLARIHHLTYVTPANPADLPLDGIGPGENVLLRGLGLNFFDHMALFTLGRGGAFERVDGGLVYRASGREPRLFAFSRRGIPYHARGENQKGATGRYFPRLLTPEYIAELRERAADGVPVNFTVDLWPLISREVQTVYYEALLSGRGEPERREGFAERFLSLPAEADAGALLAEYGLEGDRWDWKQLSLPYGERRFADRADFTGWLLGYLRRDVERARAGNVTGPVKSALDVLRDLRNEIRLAVDHGGLEGNSHRDDLEGWYTPLNAFLSIGPPASRIEEMIALVEAGVLTVMGPGTQVRIDTTAQMYVAHSTLVPGDAVRAMTLIEARLPEPDLRRTEDPLLRHLLDTDQATPYRIRGEAGTEYETGGLAVTERPYRLLDGKGHAHPRRFAYGVPTESVHWVTAAGIRPGVDSVTVGDSDAIARSVLSLPRAARVPSEARPVAADTDPLGVIV; this is encoded by the coding sequence ATGAACGCAACTCGCATGGAAGTGTGCATCATCGGCGCCGGGCCACGTGGTCTGTCCGTCCTCGAACGCCTGCTGGCCAACGAGCGACACAGTCCGTCCCACGAGTCCGTGACCGTGCACGTAGTCGATCCCTCGGCCCCCGGCGCAGGCAACGTCTGGCGTCCGGAACAGAGCCGGCATCTGCTCATGAACACGGTCGCCTCCCAGATCACCGTCTTCACCGACGACAGCGCCACCATCGAGGGCCCCATCGAGAGCGGGCCGAGCCTCCACGAGTGGGCCGAGAGCCTCGCCCTGCTCGGTGACCCGGCCGACCACGAGGCCGGAGTGCTCGCCGAGGCCAGGGCCCTCGGTCCCGACGACTACCCCACCCGCGCCTTCTACGGCCACTACCTGCACGACTGCTTCAGGCGGGTGGTCTCGAACGCTCCGGCGCACACCCAGGTGACCGTCCATCGTTCCAGGGCTGTCGCCATGGCCGACACCCACGGCGTGCCGGGCGGTCCGCAGGGCGTGCGTCTGGAGGACGGCACCCGGCTGAACGAGCTGGACGCCATCGTGATGGCCCAGGGGCACGTCCCGGCGCGCCTCTCGGCCCGCGAGGCACGCACCGCCAGCTTGGCCAGGATCCACCACCTGACCTATGTGACCCCCGCCAACCCGGCGGACCTGCCGTTGGACGGCATCGGACCGGGCGAGAACGTGCTGTTGCGTGGTCTGGGCCTCAACTTCTTCGACCACATGGCCCTCTTCACCCTGGGGCGCGGCGGGGCCTTCGAGCGGGTGGACGGTGGACTCGTGTATCGGGCCTCGGGCAGGGAACCCCGCCTGTTCGCCTTCTCTCGGCGGGGCATCCCGTACCACGCTCGGGGGGAGAACCAGAAGGGCGCCACGGGCCGCTACTTTCCCCGGCTGCTGACCCCCGAGTACATCGCGGAACTTCGAGAGCGTGCGGCGGACGGCGTCCCGGTCAACTTCACCGTGGACCTGTGGCCGCTGATCTCTCGCGAGGTGCAGACCGTCTACTACGAGGCGCTGCTGAGCGGGCGTGGGGAGCCCGAGCGTCGCGAGGGTTTCGCGGAGCGGTTCCTTTCCCTGCCCGCGGAGGCCGACGCCGGTGCCCTGCTGGCCGAGTACGGGCTGGAGGGCGACAGGTGGGACTGGAAGCAGCTGTCGCTTCCGTACGGGGAGCGGCGCTTCGCGGATCGCGCTGACTTCACCGGCTGGTTGCTCGGCTATCTGCGGCGCGATGTGGAGCGCGCCAGGGCGGGCAACGTCACGGGACCGGTGAAGTCCGCCCTCGACGTACTGCGCGACCTGCGCAACGAGATTCGCCTCGCCGTCGACCACGGCGGTCTGGAGGGCAACTCGCACCGGGACGATCTCGAGGGCTGGTACACGCCGCTCAACGCCTTCCTGTCGATCGGTCCCCCCGCGTCCCGTATCGAGGAGATGATCGCGCTTGTCGAGGCCGGTGTGCTCACGGTCATGGGGCCCGGGACGCAGGTCCGCATCGACACCACGGCCCAGATGTACGTGGCGCACTCCACGCTCGTGCCCGGCGACGCGGTGCGCGCCATGACCCTGATCGAGGCGCGACTGCCGGAACCGGACCTGCGTCGGACCGAGGACCCGCTGCTCAGGCATCTGCTCGACACCGACCAGGCCACTCCGTATCGGATCAGGGGCGAGGCGGGCACGGAGTACGAGACCGGTGGCCTGGCCGTCACCGAACGGCCGTACCGGCTGCTCGACGGCAAGGGCCACGCCCACCCTCGCCGTTTCGCCTACGGCGTGCCGACGGAATCGGTGCACTGGGTCACCGCGGCCGGGATCCGACCCGGCGTCGACTCCGTGACCGTAGGCGACTCGGACGCCATCGCGCGGAGCGTGCTGAGTCTCCCCCGGGCCGCTCGTGTCCCGAGCGAGGCACGCCCGGTCGCCGCCGACACTGATCCCCTGGGGGTGATCGTGTGA